One window of Amaranthus tricolor cultivar Red isolate AtriRed21 chromosome 11, ASM2621246v1, whole genome shotgun sequence genomic DNA carries:
- the LOC130827632 gene encoding peroxidase 21-like, with protein sequence MSIRCFLCSLLLLIQFYHVASDQLEVNFYSETCPNAETKIKEEVTKLYQKHGNTAVSWIRNLFHDCMVKSCDASILLDENKANGVQTEKTSQRNFGMRNFKYIDNIKEAIENECPSTVSCADIIALTARDAVELLGGPHIEMKTGRRDSLESHALEVEAYIPNFNDSMSFVLSRFQQIGVDTEATVALFGAHSVGRVHCVNIVNRLYPTTDPTLDPDYAEYLKRRCPTPIPDPNKVEYVRNDLETPMVLDNMYYKHLLNNQGLLLVDQELATHSSTLPFVQQMAADNGYFHDQFARAMLIMSENNPLTADQGDIRIVCSRLNSN encoded by the exons ATGTCAATTCGCTGCTTTTTGTGCTCTCTCTTGTTACTAATACAATTTTACCATG TTGCAAGCGATCAATTAGAGGTGAATTTTTACTCAGAGACATGTCCAAATGCTGAAACTAAAATCAAGGAAGAGGTTACAAAATTGTACCAAAAGCATGGAAATACTGCAGTTTCTTGgattagaaatctcttccatgaTTGCATGGTTAAG TCGTGTGATGCATCAATCTTACTAGACGAAAATAAAGCTAATGGTGTACAGACTGAAAAAACATCACAGAGAAATTTCGGGATGAGAAATTTTAAGTACATAGACAACATCAAGGAGGCTATTGAGAATGAATGTCCATCAACTGTTTCTTGTGCTGATATCATTGCTCTTACTGCACGTGATGCTGTTGAACTG TTAGGTGGGCCACATATAGAAATGAAGACCGGACGAAGAGATAGCCTTGAAAGCCATGCATTAGAAGTTGAAGCTTACATACCTAACTTCAATGATTCAATGTCATTTGTCTTATCTCGCTTCCAACAAATTGGCGTCGACACTGAAGCCACCGTTGCTCTTTTTG GGGCTCATTCCGTAGGAAGAGTGCATTGTGTAAATATAGTAAATCGACTATACCCGACCACAGATCCGACCCTAGACCCAGACTACGCGGAGTACCTCAAAAGAAGATGCCCAACACCAATTCCAGACCCAAACAAAGTAGAATACGTAAGGAATGATCTAGAAACACCAATGGTGCTAGATAACATGTACTACAAGCACTTATTGAACAACCAAGGGCTTCTACTAGTTGACCAAGAACTAGCTACTCATTCTTCTACTTTGCCCTTTGTTCAACAAATGGCTGCTGATAATGGCTACTTTCATGACCAATTTGCTAGAGCAATGCTCATAATGTCGGAAAATAACCCACTTACTGCTGATCAAGGCGATATTCGGATTGTTTGTTCCCGTTTAAATTCGAATTAA
- the LOC130827631 gene encoding E3 ubiquitin-protein ligase MBR2 has translation MAHRHVYNTSQIFDAEPDQHWDPVHAEDPYLHFARTSSSESVPTFRSLENGPADRAHYVSPWNTARLNVYPLSGQMVNAPHYQPETSDLSCDSIHPSATGNVFMIPENHVHHPPANYGVECNFFDLTMGNGMGPYKRKSPGIPAITERGSSSRYYCTGSSSNVSSSSDPRQEKTTLDTQNNHWEAMAIPTSYRANQLPIGGETSLRNVRSRSALDLESDVFRPHLQANHPLRDSSSRLLVDHSETVDTNQNSSVPLPEWAPIHVPNAPIGRTVVSSSLNHESNHFFAGSSMANSSGEFANRNSLTQNLHPTPSHTRGVRSSYSHRSAPNGRIGMGNLRMTHVVPSDDSLQLLGENHPTRHPRPFGPLGWRNGDRSGRSRLSSERYRLLSEDAGAHNRLTPEGLMIIDRSLYGSRNFLDQHRDMRLDVDNMSYEELLALGERIGSVNVGLRENELPKCLTETVYCSSDQAQEEGRCVICLEEYKHMDDVGTLKACGHDYHVGCIKKWLSMKNICPICKGSALPDSVKET, from the exons CTTTGGAAAATGGACCAGCGGATCGAGCTCATTATGTTTCTCCATGGAATACTGCAAGATTGAATGTGTACCCTTTGTCAGGCCAGATGGTCAATGCACCACATTATCAACCAGAAACTTCTGATCTTTCTTGTGATTCTATACATCCATCTGCTACTGGAAATGTCTTTATGATTCCAGAAAATCATGTTCACCATCCACCCGCAAACTATGGAGTTGAATGCAATTTCTTCGATCTTACAATGGGAAATGGAATGGGTCCATACAAAAGGAAAAGCCCCGGGATCCCTGCTATCACTGAGAGGGGCAGCTCTAGCAGATACTATTGTACCGGTAGTTCATCGAATGTCTCCTCATCATCAGATCCCCGGCAGGAAAAAACAACATTGGATACTCAAAATAATCATTGGGAGGCTATGGCTATTCCTACCAGTTATCGAGCCAATCAACTGCCTATTGGAGGTGAAACTTCCCTGAGGAATGTGAGAAGTCGATCCGCATTAGACTTGGAATCTGATGTCTTTAGGCCTCATCTCCAAGCAAATCATCCACTCCGTGATAGTTCGAGCAGACTTCTAGTTGATCATTCTGAAACAGTTGATACGAATCAAAATTCTAGTGTTCCTTTGCCGGAATGGGCGCCTATCCATGTGCCCAACGCTCCTATCGGTAGGACTGTAGTCTCGAGTAGCTTAAATCATGAGAGTAATCACTTTTTTGCTGGAAGCAGCATGGCGAATTCTTCTGGAGAATTTGCCAACAGAAATTCTCTTACCCAAAATTTGCATCCTACTCCGTCCCATACGAGGGGTGTTCGTAGTAGCTATTCTCACAGATCCGCTCCTAATGGTAGAATTGGAATGGGCAATTTACGTATGACCCATGTGGTTCCGTCTGATGACAGCCTTCAATTACTGGGAGAGAATCATCCCACAAGACATCCAAGACCATTTGGTCCCCTAGGATGGCGCAATGGTGACAGGAGTGGTAGATCTAGGTTGTCCTCGGAGAGATACCGTTTGCTTTCTGAAGATGCTGGTGCACATAATCGATTGACACCTGAG GGTCTGATGATTATCGACCGTTCTCTATATGGTTCAAGGAACTTTTTGGATCAACATCGAGATATGAGGCTAGACGTTGACAACATGAGTTATGAG GAACTACTTGCTCTTGGAGAAAGAATCGGAAGTGTAAACGTTGGGTTGCGTGAAAACGAGTTGCCCAAATGTCTGacagagacagtatactgttcatCAGATCAGGCTCAGGAAGAAGGAAGATGTGTAATATGTCTG GAGGAATACAAGCATATGGATGATGTCGGAACGCTTAAAGCTTGTGGTCACGATTATCATGTCGGCTGCATCAAAAAATggttatcaatgaagaatatatGTCCAATCTGCAAAGGCTCAGCCTTGCCAGATAGTGTAAAGGAGACATGA